The Solanum pennellii chromosome 11, SPENNV200 genome contains a region encoding:
- the LOC107004310 gene encoding cytosolic sulfotransferase 12-like: MTTSPPEYLEKNNLSEDGMKLLSILPKEKGWLGSYAYNYQGFWVPQKFLQAVIAFQQQFQAQDSDIILVTTPKSGTTWLKSLLFALVNRVKHPILEPNHPLLIDNPHVLVPFLEHTLYFDGRTDDISTFTSPRLLATHVPFASLPKSVHVSKSKLVYLCRNPRDTFISMWHFTNSLLPDHKEADSIEEMFNLFCKGVSLYGPFWNHVLDYWKKSIENPNKILFLMYEEIKKKPKIQLKRLAEFLECPFSIEEENSGVVDDILNMCSFDNLSNLEVNRNGKFSTGEAYKVFFRRGEIGDWKNYFTIEMCNKLNHIVEEKFQGSGLKFSYV, encoded by the coding sequence ATGACAACTTCTCCCCCTGAATATTTAGAAAAGAATAACCTAAGTGAAGACGGTATGAAATTGCTATCTATCCtaccaaaagaaaaaggatggcTTGGATCATATGCCTACAATTATCAAGGTTTTTGGGTACCACAAAAATTTCTTCAAGCTGTGATTGCATTTCAACAACAATTCCAAGCTCAAGATAGTGATATCATTCTCGTTACAACTCCAAAATCAGGAACTACATGGTTAAAATCACTTTTATTTGCTCTAGTAAATCGAGTGAAACATCCTATTCTTGAACCTAATCACCCTTTACTCATTGATAACCCTCATGTTCTTGTTCCATTCTTGGAGCATACACTCTATTTTGATGGTCGAACCGATGATATTTCAACTTTCACTTCACCTAGACTCTTGGCAACTCATGTGCCCTTTGCTTCATTGCCAAAATCGGTCCACGTTTCAAAATCCAAACTTGTTTACTTATGTAGGAATCCTAGAGATACATTTATTTCTATGTGGCATTTTACAAATAGTTTATTACCTGATCATAAAGAAGCCGATTCCATTGAAGAAATGTTTAATCTTTTTTGTAAGGGGGTGAGCCTTTATGGACCATTTTGGAATCACGTACTGGATTATTGGAAAAAAAGCATAGAGAATCCTaacaaaatactatttttaatgtatgaagAAATTAAGAAGAAACCAAAAATTCAGCTTAAACGCCTGGCTGAATTCTTAGAATGTCCATTTTCCATAGAGGAAGAAAATTCTGGAGTGGTGGACGATATATTGAACATGTGTAGCTTTGATAATTTGAGCAATTTGGAGGTGAATAGAAATGGAAAGTTTTCAACTGGAGAGGCATATAAAGTTTTCTTTCGTAGAGGAGAAATTGGAGACTGGAAGAATTATTTTACTATAGAGATGTGTAATAAACTGAATCATATCGTTGAAGAAAAGTTTCAAGGATCTGGATTAAAGTTTTCATATGTTTGA